In Sciurus carolinensis chromosome 13, mSciCar1.2, whole genome shotgun sequence, a genomic segment contains:
- the Cd207 gene encoding C-type lectin domain family 4 member K, protein MKTAESPVPDAHFSVDKQNISLWPRDPPPKSDPSLVLRKPLILRVALICLSLVLVTFIVLQAILYPWLMGTISDIKTDAQLLKGRVDNVSTLGSKVEKNSGDVQATGLQIQMVNVSLDRVNSQILTLKTSIEKATAQIHNLTTNWEAVGHLNSQIPELKRDLDKASALNTKVRELQSKLETISKSLKRQNDILQMVSQDWKYFRGNFYYFSHTPKTWYSAQQFCVSRSSHLTSVTSEAEQEFLYKTASGLPYWIGLTKAGSEGSWYWVDETPFNKDRSVRFWIPGEPNNMGNNEHCVNIKLPALLSWNDASCDNTFLFICKRPYVHSEP, encoded by the exons ATGAAGACTGCAGAGAGCCCGGTCCCTGATGCGCACTTCTCTGTGGACAAGCAGAACATCTCCCTCTGGCCCAGAG ATCCTCCTCCCAAGTCAGATCCATCTTTGGTCCTGAGGAAACCTCTCATCCTCCGGGTGGCATTAATCTGCCTGTCACTGGTCCTGGTCACCTTCATTGTGCTGCAAGCCATTCTCT ATCCCTGGCTCATGGGCACAATATCAGACATAAAGACTGATGCCCAGTTGCTGAAAGGTCGTGTGGACAACGTCAGCACCTTGGGTTCTAAAGTTGAGAAGAACAGTGGTGATGTGCAGGCAACTGGCCTGCAGATCCAGATGGTGAATGTCAGCCTGGATCGCGTGAATTCTCAGATCCTGACGTTGAAAACCAGCATAGAGAAAGCCACTGCACAGATCCACAACTTAACAACAAATTGGGAGGCGGTCGGTCATTTAAATTCCCAAATCCCAGAGTTAAAAAGAGACTTGGACAAAGCCAGTGCTTTAAACACGAAGGTCCGGGAACTGCAGAGCAAATTGGAGACCATCAGCAAGTCGCTTAAACGACAAA ATGACATTCTGCAGATGGTTTCCCAGGACTGGAAGTACTTCAGGGGGAACTTCTACTACTTCTCTCACACCCCAAAGACCTGGTACAGTGCCCAGCAGTTCTGTGTGTCCAGGAGCTCACACCTGACCTCAGTGACCTCTGAGGCCGAGCAG GAGTTTCTGTACAAGACAGCAAGTGGACTTCCATACTGGATTGGCCTGACCAAAGCAGGGAGTGAAGGGAGCTGGTACTGGGTGGATGAAACGCCATTCAACAAGGACCGAAGCGTGAG GTTCTGGATTCCAGGTGAGCCCAACAATATGGGGAACAATGAACATTGTGTCAATATAAAGTTGCCCGCGCTCCTGTCATGGAATGACGCTTCCTGTGATAATACGTTCCTTTTCATCTGTAAGCGGCCCTATGTGCACTCAGAACCATGA